One region of Planctomycetota bacterium genomic DNA includes:
- a CDS encoding Imm32 family immunity protein — protein MSPGRVLVFEIDSSGEILEVHADEEGLLLLQKAIASLRAQKDSHVHLFTPSWGGNELTEIPYDPEHRVIQKVTFYRYKPGFRDLRASPSRKPAE, from the coding sequence ATGAGCCCGGGACGAGTCCTCGTCTTTGAGATTGACTCATCAGGCGAGATTCTGGAGGTCCATGCAGATGAGGAAGGGCTGCTGCTCTTGCAGAAGGCCATCGCTTCTCTTCGTGCTCAAAAGGATTCTCACGTTCACCTCTTTACTCCCAGTTGGGGGGGGAATGAGCTTACCGAGATTCCCTATGACCCCGAACATCGTGTAATTCAAAAGGTGACTTTTTACCGCTACAAGCCCGGCTTCCGCGACTTGAGAGCATCTCCTTCGCGCAAACCCGCGGAGTAA
- a CDS encoding 3-isopropylmalate dehydrogenase has protein sequence MKTYKIGVIGGDGIGPEVAQEAVKILKRVQDGFRLEFVEYPFGADHYLKTGELVPDSAFEEIKTLDAVLLGALGDPRVGTGVLERGILFRLRFGLDLYVNLRPLKLYAEYLCPIKGKGPKDVDILVCRENTEDAYSGECRFEKKGTPDEVAIQEARYTWRGCERIIRYAFEQARRRPRRKVTLVDKANAIRGHDVWRRAFDHVAKDYPDVTKDTAYVDATCMWMVKNPENFDVIVTTNMFGDIITDLGAMIQGGMGIAAGGNIHPGKVSVFEPIHGSAPKYKGQKKASPLAAILAGGMLLEHIGQKKAADRVEEAVRKLVESRRMPSIGTDSGVPTDTVGDWVAALL, from the coding sequence ATGAAAACCTACAAGATCGGCGTCATCGGCGGGGACGGCATCGGTCCCGAAGTGGCTCAGGAAGCGGTCAAGATCCTCAAGCGCGTCCAGGACGGGTTCCGCCTGGAATTCGTGGAATATCCCTTCGGCGCGGATCATTACCTCAAGACGGGCGAGCTCGTGCCCGATTCGGCGTTTGAGGAGATCAAGACGCTGGACGCGGTGCTTCTGGGGGCGCTGGGGGACCCGAGGGTCGGGACGGGGGTGCTGGAGCGGGGGATTCTCTTCCGGCTGCGGTTCGGGCTGGATCTTTACGTGAACCTGCGGCCGCTGAAGCTGTATGCGGAGTATCTCTGTCCGATCAAAGGGAAGGGGCCCAAGGACGTGGACATCCTGGTCTGCCGGGAGAACACGGAGGACGCCTACTCGGGGGAGTGCCGTTTCGAGAAGAAGGGCACGCCCGACGAGGTGGCGATTCAGGAAGCGCGGTATACGTGGAGGGGGTGCGAGCGGATCATCCGGTATGCCTTCGAGCAGGCGCGGCGGCGGCCGCGCCGGAAGGTGACGCTCGTGGACAAGGCGAACGCGATCCGGGGGCATGACGTCTGGCGGCGGGCGTTCGACCACGTGGCGAAGGATTATCCGGACGTTACGAAGGACACGGCCTACGTGGACGCGACGTGCATGTGGATGGTGAAGAACCCCGAGAATTTCGACGTCATCGTGACGACGAACATGTTCGGGGACATCATTACGGACCTGGGGGCGATGATTCAGGGGGGGATGGGGATCGCGGCGGGGGGGAACATTCATCCGGGCAAGGTTTCGGTGTTCGAGCCGATCCACGGTTCGGCGCCGAAGTACAAGGGGCAGAAGAAGGCGAGCCCGCTGGCGGCGATTCTGGCGGGCGGCATGCTTCTGGAGCACATCGGGCAGAAGAAGGCGGCCGACCGGGTGGAGGAGGCGGTGCGGAAGCTGGTCGAGTCGCGCCGGATGCCCTCGATCGGCACGGACAGCGGCGTCCCGACGGACACGGTCGGCGACTGGGTGGCGGCGCTGTTGTAA